In the genome of Pseudorca crassidens isolate mPseCra1 chromosome 12, mPseCra1.hap1, whole genome shotgun sequence, one region contains:
- the LOC137203301 gene encoding LOW QUALITY PROTEIN: uncharacterized protein (The sequence of the model RefSeq protein was modified relative to this genomic sequence to represent the inferred CDS: inserted 3 bases in 2 codons; substituted 1 base at 1 genomic stop codon): MGQTMTTPLSLTLSYWTEVRARAHNFSVEVKKGKWQTLCASEWPTFQIGWPPEGSFLLDKIKLLKSKIFNIDPHGHPDQVPYVLVWEDLILSPPLWVRPFVSSTGTSAHTSAASEILALKKNPNTEKLPDAPDLPKAIYPDPQSDLLLLDSPPPYPPAPNPLPPRGPPAPLPSAPREPSMMEEERGPSVGTRSWRAISPDSTALPLREYGPPDGQGNRPLQYWPFSSADLYNWKMHNPTFSENPQALTALIESLVFSHQPTWDDCQQLLQTLLTTEERQRVLLEVRKNVLGANGQPTQLPNEIDTGFPLVRPNWDFNAPEGRESLKMYRQALVAGLHGAARRPTNLAKVREVTQGPQESPTVFLERLMEAFRRFTPYDPTSEGQXATIAMAFIDQAAPDIKKKLQRLDGLQGFSLQELVKEADKVYNKRETEEEKEERKQKEQEAHEIRRDKRQERNLSKILATVVGGRNIGDRNRQEGRMADRRRPLDKDQCAYCKEKGHWARECPKKKNGGRPTKNKILTLKEDXESQGSNPLPEPRVTLKVEGEPVQFLVDTGAQHSVLLHSKGPISAKRSWVQGATGNKQYSWTTRRTVDLGIGRVTHSFLIIPECPYPLLGRDLLSKVGAQIHFQPEGPTITDNKGRLLQILTMKLEDEYKLYEQPSSSRVNVTDWVTRFPQAWAETAGMGMAKNRPPVLVELKATATPITVRQYPMSREAKDGIRPHIQRLLDLGILIRCQSAWNTPLLPVKKPGTNDYRPVQDLREVNKRVADFHPTVPNPYNLLSTLPPQHMWYTVLDLKDAFFCLRLSPLSQPYFAFEWKDPTSGMSGQLTWTRLPQGFKNSPTIFDEALHQDLALYRESNPQVTLLQYVDDILLAAETQEDCIKGTEKLLTELGTLGYRASAKKAQICQQQVSYLGYLLKGGQRWLTESRKDTVAQIPAPQNARQVREFLGTAGFCRLWIPGFAELAAPLYPLTKNSTPFVWGDKEQRAFDQIKRALLSAPALGLPDVTKPFHLYVAENKGIAKGVLTQKLGPWNRPVAYLSKKLDPVASGWPTCLKIIAAVAVLVKDADKLTLGQNLTITAPHALENVVRQPPDRWLTNARMTHYQTLLLNSDRIKFAPATGLNPATLLPDPDLEGSTIIHDCQEVLAAAHGSRPDLMDLPLPDADFTWFTDGGSFLEEGKRRTGAAIVDGKQVIWAAALPQGTSAQRAELIALTRALEMAENKKVNTYTDSRYAFATAHIHGAIYQQRGLLTSGGKEIKNKDEIVALLTALMLPTKVSIIHCPGHQKGNTPIIRGNNMTDQVAQEIASGEVILGLSDKVPEKPGRDEEIIPATTKGTLSPQQAESMLQQMHRWTHLGTKKMVALLQKAGYETPGMTKLAEQIVQECVPCQQVNAHKGKLETGKRLRGDRPGTYWEVDFTEVRPGRYGNKYLLVFVDTFSGWIEAFPTKKETAAVVAKKXFRRNFSSIWSIKGNRV; this comes from the exons atgggacaaactatgacgactcctctttcccttaccctaagctattggaccgaagttcgggccagagcccataatttttcggtagaggtaaagaaaggaaagtggcagactttgtgtgcctctgaatggccaacatttcagataggatggccccccgaaggatcctttttattagacaagattaagctgctgaagtctaagatatttaatatagatccccacggacatccagaccaagtaccatatgtcttggtctgggaagatttaattctctccccacctctgtgggtccggccctttgtttcctcaacaggtacgtccgcgcatacatcagcagcatcggagatattagccttaaagaaaaaccccaacacggagaagctacccgacgccccggatctaccgaaggcgatttatcctgacccgcagtccgatttgctgcttttggattccccacccccttatcctccggccccgaatcccctaccacctagaggacccccagctccactgccctcggcaccaagggaaccatccatgatggaagaagaaaggggtccctcagtgggcactaggagctggagggctatctccccggactccactgccctacctcttagagaatatggcccccccgatggccaagggaatagacctctccaatattggcccttttcctctgcagatctttataattggaaaatgcataacccaactttttccgaaaatccacaggcccttaccgctttaatagaatctcttgttttctcccaccagcccacatgggatgattgtcagcagctgctccagactctcctaacaactgaggagaggcaacgggttcttttagaagtcagaaaaaatgtattaggcgccaatgggcaacctacccagctgcctaacgagattgatactggtttcccactcgtcaggccaaactgggatttcaatgccccggaaggtagggagagcctgaaaatgtatcgccaggctctggtggcgggtctccatggagcggccagacggcccactaatttggctaaggtaagggaagtaactcaggggccccaggaatcgccaactgtgttcctggaacgtttaatggaagcctttagacgctttaccccttatgatccaacttcggagggaca ggctactatagcaatggctttcatagatcaagcggcccctgatattaagaagaaattacagaggctagatggcttgcagggattttcgcttcaggagttagtaaaagaggcagataaagtatataacaaaagagaaacagaggaagagaaggaagaaagaaagcagaaagagcaggaagcccatgaaataagacgggataagagacaggagaggaatttaagtaagatactggccactgtggttggaggaagaaatataggggatagaaataggcaggaagggcgaatggcagacagaaggcggccattagacaaggaccaatgtgcctactgtaaagaaaaaggacattgggcgagagaatgccctaagaaaaagaatggaggaaggccaaccaaaaacaaaatcttaacattgaaagaagactaggaaagtcagggctcgaaccctctccccgagccccgggtaactcttaaagtggagggggaacctgttcaatttttggtagataccggagcccagcactccgtccttctccactcaaaaggtcctatctcagctaaaaggtcatgggtacaaggagccactgggaataaacaatattcatggaccacacgaaggacagtagatcttgggattggacgagtaacccattcatttttgattattccggaatgcccctatcctttgctgggaagagatttactctccaaagtaggggctcaaatccactttcagccagaaggtcccaccataactgataataagggaaggttacttcaaatattgactatgaaattagaagatgaatataaattatatgagcagccttcatcctcacgagttaatgttactgattgggtaactcggttccctcaagcctgggcagaaactgccggaatggggatggccaaaaatcggcccccggtgctagtggaactcaaggcaactgccaccccaataacggtccgtcaataccccatgagtagagaagccaaagacggtatccgtccccatatacagaggctactagacttgggcatcttaataagatgtcaatcagcatggaacacccctctcctgccggtaaagaaaccaggaacaaatgattatcggccagtgcaggatctacgagaggtaaacaaacgggtggcagacttccaccccacagttccaaacccttacaacctcctgagcactcttccacctcaacatatgtggtatactgttttggaccttaaagatgcttttttctgtttaagactctctcccctgagccaaccctactttgccttcgaatggaaagatccaacatcgggaatgtctggtcagctgacatggacacggctacctcagggatttaagaactccccgaccatctttgatgaagccctccatcaggatttggcattatatagagaatcaaatccccaggtaacattactccagtacgttgatgatattttattagctgctgagacccaagaagattgtatcaagggtactgaaaaactgttaacggaacttggaaccctgggatatagagcctcagccaagaaagcacaaatatgccaacaacaggtcagttacctggggtatctattaaaaggggggcaaagatggctcacggagagcagaaaggatacggtggcccaaattccggctccccaaaacgccaggcaggttagagaatttttggggacggccggattctgtagactatggattccagggtttgctgagctggcagccccattgtaccccctaaccaaaaacagcactcctttcgtttggggcgataaggaacaacgggcttttgaccaaatcaaacgagctttactttcagctccagccctaggactgccagatgtaaccaaaccttttcatttatatgtggccgaaaataagggcattgcaaaaggagtattgactcagaaattgggtccctggaatcgcccagttgcttatttgtcaaaaaaattggaccctgtggcatcaggatggcccacctgtttaaagataatcgctgcagtggccgttctagtcaaagatgctgacaaactaactttaggacaaaatctaacgataacagctcctcatgccctggaaaatgtagtccgtcaaccaccggataggtggctaactaatgccaggatgactcattaccaaaccctgttgctaaactcagatcgcatcaagtttgctccagccacaggactcaatccagccaccttgctacctgatcctgacttggaaggctccaccatcatacatgattgtcaggaagtactagccgcagcacacggcagtaggccagatctgatggacctgcccctccctgatgctgatttcacctggttcacggatgggggcagtttcctggaggaaggtaagcgtcgaactggggcagccatagtagacggaaaacaagtcatatgggcagcggcgctaccacaagggacctcagcccaacgagctgaattaattgccctgacgagggcattagagatggcagagaataaaaaagtaaacacctacacagacagtagatatgcgtttgctaccgctcatatccacggtgccatttaccaacagagagggctactaacttcaggtggcaaagaaattaaaaacaaagacgaaatcgtggctttgttgactgcactcatgcttcctactaaagtcagtatcatccactgccctggacatcaaaaaggaaataccccaataattaggggaaataatatgacTGACCAAGTGGCCCaagaaatagcatcgggagaagtcattttaggactgtcagataaagttcctgaaaaaccaggccgcgatgaagaaatcatcccggccacaacaaaaggaactttgtcccctcagcaagcagaatccatgttacaacagatgcacagatggacacatttggggactaaaaagatggtagccttgttacaaaaagccgggtacgaaacccctggaatgacaaaattagctgaacaaattgtgcaggaatgcgtcccatgtcaacaggtaaatgctcacaaagggaaacttgaaactggaaagagactcaggggggaccgcccaggaacttactgggaagtggactttaccgaagtgcgtcctggaaggtacggtaataaataccttttagtttttgtagacactttttcaggatggatagaggctttcccaacaaagaaagaaacagctgctgtagtagccaaga attttagaagaaatttttcctcgatttggagcatcaaaggtaatagggtctga